A single genomic interval of Sphingobacteriales bacterium harbors:
- a CDS encoding ISAs1 family transposase, translating into METIKFFAEVKDFRINRKKLYSLPEILLISLCAVVSGAEDFEEIAEYGRQKLSFLKTFMELPNGIPSHDTFNRVFQHLDKDAFSSSLYRWSKELLGFLADKQVCIDGKVLCGTDRSGSKKSGICIVTAWACEQRLVLGQQKVAAKSNEKTAIPELLDALELAGSIVSIDAIACQPHIAEQIRNKKADYVLALKKNQGVLFEETVSRFSSLAAQLPSFEKVEYNGGRIEKRTCTVLNQLFFVDSAAKFKDCQSIIRIIAERTLKNQPEKTTQEVRYYLTSLDISPQNALTICRNHWGIENNLHWMLDVVFNEDHNRSRTKYAAENFATLRKIALQILTQNDDKNSIKKRRHIAAWNDMYLLKLIQPLF; encoded by the coding sequence ATGGAAACAATTAAATTTTTCGCCGAAGTAAAGGATTTTCGTATAAACCGCAAGAAGTTGTATAGCCTGCCTGAGATATTGCTTATTAGTTTATGTGCAGTGGTAAGTGGTGCGGAGGATTTTGAGGAAATAGCCGAGTATGGTCGTCAAAAATTGTCTTTTTTAAAGACATTTATGGAATTACCCAACGGCATTCCCTCTCACGACACTTTCAACCGAGTATTTCAGCACTTAGACAAAGATGCGTTTTCGTCAAGTTTATATCGTTGGTCGAAGGAACTTTTAGGTTTTTTAGCCGACAAACAGGTCTGTATTGATGGCAAGGTTTTATGCGGAACCGACCGTTCAGGGTCAAAAAAAAGCGGTATATGCATTGTAACTGCTTGGGCGTGTGAGCAGCGTTTGGTGTTGGGGCAGCAAAAGGTGGCAGCAAAGAGCAACGAAAAGACGGCAATCCCCGAACTTTTGGATGCTCTCGAACTGGCAGGCAGCATAGTTAGTATAGATGCCATTGCTTGTCAGCCCCATATAGCCGAGCAAATCCGTAATAAAAAGGCAGATTATGTACTGGCACTGAAAAAGAACCAAGGTGTTTTGTTTGAAGAAACCGTCAGCCGATTTTCATCATTAGCTGCTCAACTGCCAAGTTTCGAAAAAGTGGAGTACAACGGCGGACGCATCGAAAAACGCACCTGTACGGTGCTAAATCAATTGTTTTTTGTCGATTCGGCTGCAAAATTCAAGGATTGCCAATCAATTATTCGTATTATTGCCGAGCGAACTTTGAAAAACCAACCCGAAAAAACTACTCAGGAAGTTCGCTATTACCTCACCAGTCTCGATATAAGTCCACAAAACGCTTTGACAATTTGCCGAAACCACTGGGGTATTGAAAACAACCTACACTGGATGCTCGATGTTGTCTTTAATGAAGACCATAATCGTAGCAGAACCAAATATGCTGCTGAAAACTTTGCTACTCTCAGAAAAATAGCCCTACAAATCTTAACCCAAAATGACGACAAAAACAGTATTAAAAAACGAAGACACATCGCCGCTTGGAACGATATGTATCTCCTCAAATTAATCCAACCACTATTTTAA
- a CDS encoding T9SS type A sorting domain-containing protein, with translation MKNSLQTTIIAALFFIVFSVNGIAQTLIDTIPLPSQNEYTYTWGLTRLSDGFLYLGSDFTGSILKMDEAGNTIKTIKTAFDFNHGLAWVNNQFWLAQDYQTQGVALYAVNQDGKTTDTLKLPNVIEGKPSGVGDLDADGNGLWFTIYYPDFDVYPYNHAYRIDLATEKITDTIPLYGKQVYGIATKGDTIFYVTDNLDDDPERIWAYSRTKKDTLFTWPLADPDGDQRPQGLHYDGQYLWLIADRVGPSAYAYKTLYKYAINATPAQPVAQITPDTLCFKPVQLPLDDLGEIKTIAITNAGTADLILNNLNIVSYAFLFDNWANEPITIPPGQTYNLQVRFYPPGNAVFDASLSLQTNAGNYKVWLCAEAFTTGIANQYSSVNNMEPVQGVVLQNPVNVARGQNIALKLLIADKYGQNNTNSSFTLPIAVSNAQGQLIQKYEVANPKNNDIIQLPNQNLNAGIYYIQAGGKYGNTVKVAVQ, from the coding sequence ATGAAAAACTCCCTTCAAACAACAATTATAGCCGCCCTTTTTTTTATTGTCTTTAGTGTTAATGGTATTGCTCAAACTTTAATAGACACTATACCGTTGCCAAGCCAAAACGAATATACCTACACTTGGGGGCTTACCCGCCTTAGCGATGGTTTTTTATACTTAGGCTCGGACTTTACGGGCAGCATCCTTAAAATGGACGAAGCTGGCAACACTATAAAAACCATAAAAACAGCCTTCGATTTTAACCACGGCTTAGCATGGGTAAACAACCAATTTTGGCTGGCACAAGACTACCAAACTCAGGGCGTAGCCTTGTATGCCGTAAACCAAGATGGCAAAACAACCGATACACTTAAACTGCCCAATGTAATTGAAGGGAAACCCAGCGGCGTGGGCGACCTTGATGCCGATGGCAATGGCTTGTGGTTTACAATTTATTATCCGGATTTTGACGTGTACCCCTACAACCATGCTTACCGGATTGATTTGGCTACCGAAAAAATTACCGACACCATTCCGCTGTATGGCAAACAGGTTTATGGCATAGCCACCAAGGGCGATACCATTTTTTATGTTACCGATAATTTAGATGACGACCCCGAACGGATATGGGCCTACTCGCGCACCAAAAAAGACACGCTGTTTACCTGGCCACTTGCCGACCCTGACGGCGACCAACGCCCACAAGGGCTTCATTATGACGGGCAATACCTTTGGCTAATTGCCGACCGTGTTGGCCCAAGTGCTTATGCCTACAAAACTTTGTATAAATACGCTATTAACGCCACCCCCGCCCAACCTGTGGCGCAAATTACCCCCGACACCCTTTGCTTTAAGCCCGTACAACTGCCTTTAGATGATTTGGGCGAAATAAAAACCATTGCCATTACCAACGCCGGCACCGCCGATTTAATTTTAAACAACCTCAATATTGTAAGCTATGCTTTTTTGTTCGACAACTGGGCAAACGAGCCAATAACTATACCGCCAGGGCAAACCTATAATTTGCAAGTGCGTTTTTACCCGCCCGGCAACGCCGTTTTTGATGCCAGCCTAAGTCTTCAAACCAATGCAGGTAATTATAAGGTTTGGCTTTGTGCCGAAGCGTTCACAACCGGGATAGCAAACCAATATAGCAGCGTTAATAATATGGAGCCGGTGCAAGGGGTGGTTTTACAAAATCCGGTTAATGTGGCGCGGGGGCAAAACATTGCGCTCAAATTACTAATTGCCGACAAGTATGGGCAAAACAACACTAATTCGAGCTTTACGCTGCCTATTGCGGTAAGTAATGCGCAAGGGCAGTTGATACAAAAATACGAAGTTGCCAACCCAAAAAACAACGACATTATTCAATTGCCTAACCAAAACCTAAACGCAGGCATTTACTATATACAAGCAGGTGGCAAATATGGCAACACGGTAAAAGTAGCAGTGCAATAA
- a CDS encoding GxxExxY protein, with protein MTENEISNKIIGAAIKVHTALGPGLLESAYQECLYYVLQREGLKVEKEKPMPLVFEEVKLDCGYRMDLLVENKVVIEVKSVEALNDVHLAQTLTYLKLGEFKLGLLINFNVALLKQGIKRVANGV; from the coding sequence ATGACAGAAAATGAAATATCAAATAAAATAATTGGTGCAGCGATTAAAGTACATACGGCGCTTGGTCCTGGTTTGCTTGAAAGTGCATATCAGGAGTGCCTTTATTATGTTTTGCAGAGAGAAGGACTGAAGGTAGAAAAGGAAAAGCCTATGCCATTGGTATTTGAAGAAGTGAAATTAGATTGTGGTTATAGAATGGACTTACTGGTAGAAAATAAAGTAGTTATTGAAGTAAAAAGCGTTGAAGCACTAAATGATGTTCATCTTGCACAAACCCTAACCTATTTGAAGCTGGGTGAGTTTAAGTTGGGATTGCTCATCAACTTTAATGTAGCACTTTTAAAGCAAGGAATAAAACGTGTAGCTAATGGAGTATAA
- a CDS encoding acyl-CoA dehydrogenase has translation MNFTLTDEHLMIRQAARDFAQNECKPGVIERDDLQKHPTELMHRMGELGFLGMMVSPEYGGAGLDTISYVLAMEEISKVDASCSVIMSVNNSLVCWGLETFGSEWQKQTYLPLLATGQKIGAFCLSEPEAGSDATQQRTTAIDMGDYYLLNGTKNWITNGGHAGVYLVIAHTDRSKGSRGINAFIVERDWNGVVVGKKEDKLGIRGSDTHTMLFNDVRVPKQNRIGEDGFGFKFAMKTLDGGRIGIASQALGIASGAYELALAYSKERKAFGVEISKHQAIQFKLADMATEIEAARLLCLKAAYLKDQQKSYAEAAAMAKLYASEVAMRHTVEAVQVHGGYGFVKEYHVERLMRDAKITQIYEGTSEIQRMVIARSVLG, from the coding sequence ATGAACTTTACCCTTACCGATGAACACTTGATGATACGGCAGGCAGCCCGCGATTTTGCTCAAAACGAATGTAAACCGGGTGTAATTGAACGAGACGACCTGCAAAAACACCCCACCGAACTAATGCACCGCATGGGCGAATTGGGCTTTTTGGGCATGATGGTTTCGCCCGAATATGGTGGTGCTGGCTTAGACACGATTTCGTATGTATTGGCTATGGAAGAAATATCGAAGGTAGATGCCTCGTGCTCGGTAATTATGTCGGTAAACAACTCGTTGGTTTGTTGGGGCCTTGAAACATTTGGCTCAGAGTGGCAAAAACAAACTTATTTACCACTTTTGGCAACCGGCCAAAAAATTGGCGCATTTTGCCTGTCTGAACCCGAAGCAGGCTCGGATGCTACGCAACAACGCACTACCGCCATTGATATGGGCGATTACTATTTGCTTAACGGCACTAAAAACTGGATAACTAACGGCGGCCATGCCGGGGTGTACCTGGTAATTGCACATACCGACCGCAGCAAAGGCAGCCGGGGCATTAACGCCTTTATTGTTGAGCGCGACTGGAACGGTGTAGTAGTTGGTAAAAAAGAAGATAAATTAGGCATTCGCGGCAGCGATACGCATACCATGTTGTTTAATGACGTGCGTGTACCTAAACAAAACCGGATTGGCGAAGATGGTTTTGGTTTTAAATTTGCCATGAAAACCTTAGACGGCGGGCGTATTGGCATTGCTTCGCAAGCGTTGGGCATTGCATCGGGGGCCTACGAACTTGCCTTAGCATACTCGAAAGAGCGCAAAGCATTTGGCGTTGAAATATCTAAACACCAAGCCATACAATTTAAATTAGCCGACATGGCCACCGAAATAGAAGCGGCAAGATTGCTTTGTCTTAAAGCTGCCTACTTAAAAGACCAGCAAAAATCGTATGCAGAAGCCGCTGCTATGGCTAAATTATACGCAAGCGAGGTTGCTATGCGCCATACCGTTGAGGCCGTTCAGGTACATGGCGGCTATGGTTTTGTAAAAGAGTACCACGTTGAACGCTTAATGCGCGATGCCAAAATTACCCAAATTTACGAAGGCACCAGCGAAATACAACGTATGGTTATTGCTCGCAGTGTTTTGGGATAA
- a CDS encoding PepSY-like domain-containing protein, whose translation MKKLLIALFVAATFSLLWACQKDSFLPNNNDAADTELMTEIANTSQKTEIDVTTMPNELKQFVAIYYNPIQAANAYIAPQLGYELILEDATTVYFDLNSNFLGNDTNYKGGKPDLLKNGKGCHCLKGDSVALETLPATITDYITANYPSQTIVAAVVKPSGKYGIKLSGGDVLLFDAEGGFVKVCGPPPGDHPHHPKDSTVVINHCLKGDSVALETLPAAITDYITANYPGQTAVSAATKPNGSFAVLISGGQVLIFKSDGSFAFECTAMKPK comes from the coding sequence ATGAAAAAACTATTGATTGCCCTTTTTGTAGCAGCCACGTTTAGCTTGCTATGGGCGTGCCAAAAAGATTCTTTTTTGCCGAACAACAACGACGCTGCTGACACCGAATTGATGACCGAAATTGCCAACACAAGCCAAAAAACCGAGATTGATGTAACCACAATGCCAAACGAACTTAAACAATTTGTAGCAATTTATTATAACCCAATACAGGCCGCTAATGCCTATATAGCACCTCAGTTGGGTTACGAGCTAATTTTAGAAGATGCCACAACTGTTTATTTCGATTTAAATAGCAATTTTTTAGGCAACGACACAAATTACAAAGGAGGTAAACCCGACTTGTTAAAAAATGGAAAAGGTTGCCACTGCTTAAAAGGCGACTCGGTAGCACTCGAAACCCTTCCCGCCACTATTACCGATTATATTACAGCTAACTATCCTAGCCAAACCATTGTTGCTGCCGTAGTAAAACCAAGCGGAAAATATGGCATCAAATTATCGGGCGGCGACGTACTGCTTTTCGATGCCGAAGGCGGTTTTGTTAAAGTGTGTGGCCCACCACCCGGCGACCACCCCCACCACCCCAAAGATTCGACCGTTGTTATTAACCACTGCTTAAAAGGCGACTCGGTAGCACTCGAAACCCTTCCCGCCGCTATTACCGATTATATTACAGCCAACTACCCCGGCCAAACTGCGGTATCGGCAGCCACTAAACCCAACGGCAGCTTTGCGGTGCTAATTTCGGGCGGTCAGGTGCTTATTTTTAAATCCGACGGCAGTTTTGCTTTTGAATGTACTGCCATGAAACCCAAATGA
- a CDS encoding mechanosensitive ion channel family protein, with amino-acid sequence MDALQNFWKDLTEFYQQKTYLEMPWFLLFEAFILLSTWLVAAIVNQSFNGILRISRLTNLLNTSSYHFIKHSLRAIIYVIGIMVAVYHIPALRNVSKSLLAGAGILALAIGLASQQALSNIISGLFIVVFKPFNVKDHLFIDRDIFGIVEDITLRHTILRTPENRRMVVPNSLISQQVIVNAQLNDLKICKFIEITIGYNEDVDLAMQLIQQIITNHPLCIDNRNADDIVKGKPKVRVKIIQLEESGIRLRAWAWTANNNDAIDLTFDMNYTLLKTFKQHNILIPYPHRVLIFPDTYKNNTNLHAPPPKSETKEDDAKENPDK; translated from the coding sequence ATGGATGCCCTGCAAAATTTTTGGAAAGATTTAACTGAGTTTTACCAGCAAAAAACCTATTTAGAAATGCCTTGGTTTTTGCTGTTCGAGGCATTTATTTTGCTTTCAACCTGGTTAGTGGCGGCCATTGTCAACCAAAGTTTTAACGGCATTTTGCGCATCTCGCGTTTAACGAACTTGTTAAATACCAGCTCGTACCATTTTATAAAGCACAGCCTTAGAGCCATTATTTATGTTATTGGCATTATGGTGGCCGTTTACCATATCCCGGCGCTGCGCAACGTATCAAAATCGTTATTGGCAGGGGCGGGCATATTGGCTTTGGCTATTGGTTTAGCCTCGCAGCAGGCCTTGTCAAATATTATCAGTGGGCTGTTTATTGTTGTTTTTAAGCCCTTTAACGTTAAAGACCATTTGTTTATTGACCGCGATATTTTTGGCATTGTTGAAGATATTACCCTGCGCCACACCATATTGCGCACCCCCGAAAACCGCCGGATGGTAGTGCCAAACTCGTTAATAAGCCAGCAGGTAATTGTAAACGCCCAACTTAACGACTTAAAAATTTGTAAATTTATTGAAATTACCATTGGCTATAACGAAGATGTTGACCTTGCCATGCAATTGATACAGCAAATTATAACCAACCACCCCCTTTGTATTGACAACCGCAATGCCGACGACATTGTAAAAGGAAAACCCAAAGTGCGGGTAAAAATAATTCAACTCGAGGAGTCGGGCATACGCCTGCGCGCCTGGGCATGGACAGCCAATAATAACGATGCCATTGACCTTACTTTTGACATGAACTATACCCTGCTTAAAACTTTTAAACAACATAATATACTTATTCCGTACCCGCACAGGGTGTTAATTTTTCCGGATACTTATAAAAACAACACCAATTTACACGCTCCGCCACCAAAATCTGAAACAAAGGAAGATGACGCAAAAGAAAATCCGGATAAATAA
- a CDS encoding ATP-binding cassette domain-containing protein: MLKTTDLKFSYPSSKTKTKDSTLFAFPDIFCAGKEALLILGPSGCGKTTLLHLLSGLLTPQQGRIEIGQTPINTLSAAGLDQFRGQHIGLVFQKPHLISALTITQNLLLAQNLAGMPQNAAQIAKLLEQLQLSHRANAKPQALSQGEQQRATIARAVLNRPQLLLADEPTAHLDDANCYAVAHLLKNHAHNANAALVIVTHDTRLKSIFTNQLLLA; encoded by the coding sequence ATGCTTAAAACAACCGACCTAAAGTTTTCTTACCCCAGTTCAAAGACAAAAACCAAAGATTCGACTTTGTTTGCTTTTCCGGATATTTTTTGTGCCGGAAAAGAGGCTTTGCTTATTTTGGGGCCTTCGGGATGCGGAAAAACAACCTTGCTCCATCTTTTATCCGGATTATTAACGCCACAACAAGGTCGCATCGAAATAGGTCAAACACCCATTAATACTTTGTCGGCAGCAGGTTTAGATCAATTTAGAGGGCAACATATTGGATTGGTTTTTCAGAAACCACATTTAATAAGCGCCTTAACTATTACCCAAAACTTATTGCTGGCACAAAATTTGGCAGGTATGCCCCAAAACGCGGCACAAATTGCCAAACTACTCGAACAATTACAATTAAGTCATAGAGCCAACGCCAAGCCGCAAGCACTAAGTCAGGGCGAGCAGCAAAGGGCAACCATAGCCCGCGCCGTGTTAAACCGCCCCCAATTGCTGTTGGCCGACGAGCCCACCGCCCATTTAGACGATGCCAACTGTTATGCCGTAGCACATTTACTTAAAAACCACGCCCATAATGCCAATGCTGCGCTGGTAATTGTAACCCACGACACCCGGCTAAAAAGCATTTTTACAAATCAGTTATTGTTAGCGTAA
- a CDS encoding MBOAT family protein, whose product MMNQIWQSLAYDGNNPMIFNSGQFLLFFLVFMLGYSLVYKHQLPKVVFITAFSLYFYYKSSGVYVGLLFVSTVVDFYLARAIHAAQHKVVRKFWLVVSLVANLGLLGYFKYTNFFGEIWSNLSGGNFMPLDIFLPVGISFFTFQSLSYTIDVYRGELKPINSLLNYGFYISFFPQLVAGPIVRARDFIPQITQVPHVTQAMMGRAVFLIAAGLFKKAVISDYIGVNFVDRVFSTPLQYTGLENLFAIYGYALQIYCDFSGYSDMAIGIALLLGFHFPANFNAPYQARNIVDFWRRWHISLSTWLRDYLYIALGGNRKGKVRTYINLLITMLLGGLWHGASFKFIIWGGLHGLALAAHKFYHHNKRAIWGKAIASNHTKANTNSAIKYLNHFLGMVVTFNFVCFCWIFFRAPDLETARQIIEQILWQFHPEVFVEFLSGYTHILLFMVLGYFIHFIPQPIEQYYQDNVTRWPLIAQALLLVAVIWLVVQVKSADIQPFIYYQF is encoded by the coding sequence ATGATGAACCAAATTTGGCAAAGTTTGGCTTATGACGGCAATAACCCCATGATTTTTAATAGTGGGCAGTTTTTGTTGTTTTTTTTGGTATTTATGTTGGGCTATTCTTTGGTTTATAAACATCAACTGCCTAAAGTAGTATTTATTACGGCGTTTTCGTTGTATTTTTATTATAAGTCAAGCGGGGTATATGTGGGTTTGTTGTTTGTTTCAACGGTTGTTGATTTTTATTTAGCCCGCGCCATACATGCCGCGCAACATAAAGTAGTGCGTAAATTTTGGTTAGTAGTAAGTTTGGTTGCCAATTTAGGCTTATTGGGTTATTTTAAATATACTAATTTTTTTGGCGAAATTTGGTCAAATTTATCCGGAGGCAATTTTATGCCTTTGGATATATTTTTGCCTGTGGGTATTTCGTTTTTTACTTTTCAGTCGTTGAGCTATACCATTGACGTTTACCGAGGCGAGTTAAAGCCCATAAATAGCTTGCTCAATTATGGTTTTTATATTTCATTTTTTCCGCAGTTAGTAGCCGGGCCTATTGTGCGCGCCCGCGACTTTATACCGCAAATAACCCAAGTGCCGCATGTTACGCAGGCAATGATGGGGCGTGCCGTGTTTTTAATTGCTGCCGGCCTATTTAAAAAGGCAGTTATCAGCGATTATATTGGGGTAAACTTTGTTGACAGGGTATTTAGCACGCCCCTGCAATACACCGGCCTCGAAAATTTATTTGCCATTTATGGTTATGCCTTACAAATTTATTGCGATTTTTCGGGTTACTCAGACATGGCCATTGGCATTGCTTTGCTGTTAGGATTTCATTTCCCGGCAAATTTTAACGCCCCTTATCAAGCGCGCAATATTGTCGATTTTTGGCGGCGTTGGCATATTTCTTTATCAACATGGCTGCGCGACTACCTCTATATTGCTTTAGGCGGAAACCGAAAAGGCAAAGTCCGAACCTATATAAACCTTTTAATTACAATGTTGCTGGGCGGACTTTGGCATGGTGCCTCGTTTAAATTTATAATTTGGGGAGGCCTGCACGGTTTAGCTTTGGCGGCACATAAATTTTATCATCACAACAAAAGGGCTATTTGGGGCAAAGCCATTGCATCAAATCATACTAAAGCCAATACTAATAGCGCAATAAAATATTTGAACCATTTTTTAGGTATGGTGGTAACGTTTAATTTTGTGTGCTTTTGCTGGATATTTTTTAGAGCGCCCGATTTAGAAACGGCACGACAAATAATAGAGCAAATACTATGGCAATTTCATCCGGAAGTTTTTGTTGAGTTTTTATCCGGATATACTCATATCTTATTGTTTATGGTATTGGGGTATTTTATTCATTTTATACCGCAACCTATTGAACAGTATTACCAAGATAATGTCACGCGGTGGCCATTAATAGCACAAGCATTATTATTAGTAGCCGTTATTTGGCTGGTAGTACAAGTAAAATCAGCCGATATACAGCCGTTTATTTATTACCAATTTTAG
- a CDS encoding T9SS type A sorting domain-containing protein, which yields MSKKLRFSYYSVALFALVLLTTFNAQAQIQGEVSGIWTAAESPICVTGDIVLPADKTLTIEPGVEVVFHGNYAFNIDGALNATGTAQNWISFVPVDTEEGWGGIRISGLPTDTLQFAYCYIAYARQTSPNKTGGGMFVGCKYIALDHCWFDHNYVQTHGGGMQITNNLSDAYCTIKNCIFSFNTAIDDGGGIATMHGHNIVIENSLIYGNSAGDKGGAVGGGGIRFHGYGSPVVKNCVVTNNYCVSGGAGISSYWNTNPIITNSIIWGNNGDNLWESSPPVVSYCCVQGGWPGTGNISTNPQFIDETINNFALMPSSPCIDSGNPDLYSATDILGFARPAGNYPDMGIYETSASYFGILLFPQLNTCASACNGFIDAIVTGGTEPYDLVWSDGSTGAQLYDVCPNEYTLTATDAAGLVATYTFTMDYILPNPQAFFTTNSTQQCLQNNSFSLQNQSTINCLGTLKYNWTYGDGFDSDAENPIYHYTTPGNYNIALTATSNEFGCSNTYTMPVTVAQPTLDLGPDTALCAPDVLLYDLSQTPADSYLWSNNSANPILYIDTQGVYWLTIQWQGCTTTDTLVVANNCKPILPVELLYFSGFAQATTNELSWATASETNTQRFEVYASSNGHNFTLLGQVPAHQNSSTQQLYSLTHAYPPVNTYYQLRDVTTEGITQILQTIFIDRKNTLTATNNTSGWDLTANTDAKARLGQTISLSNYTQQSLRVLIKIYTIDGRLVVNNLINVEPGQQNLDLPFLANTLPGYYFITATDGQTNPKTIKWIAH from the coding sequence ATGTCCAAAAAATTACGCTTTTCGTATTATAGTGTTGCACTATTTGCCCTTGTTTTGTTAACCACTTTTAACGCCCAAGCCCAAATACAAGGCGAGGTAAGTGGCATTTGGACAGCCGCCGAAAGCCCAATTTGTGTTACCGGCGATATTGTGTTGCCAGCCGATAAAACTTTAACTATTGAACCAGGTGTAGAAGTGGTTTTTCATGGCAACTACGCTTTTAATATTGATGGCGCACTAAACGCCACAGGCACCGCGCAAAACTGGATAAGTTTTGTACCCGTTGATACCGAAGAAGGCTGGGGCGGTATTCGCATATCGGGGCTACCCACCGATACCCTGCAATTTGCTTATTGTTATATTGCCTATGCACGCCAAACAAGTCCCAACAAAACAGGGGGCGGCATGTTTGTGGGCTGCAAATACATTGCACTTGACCACTGCTGGTTTGACCATAACTACGTACAAACACATGGCGGCGGAATGCAAATTACCAACAACCTTTCGGATGCTTATTGCACCATAAAAAACTGTATTTTTAGCTTTAATACTGCTATTGATGATGGCGGCGGCATAGCTACCATGCACGGCCATAATATTGTCATTGAAAATAGTTTGATTTACGGCAACTCGGCTGGCGACAAAGGCGGAGCAGTAGGCGGCGGCGGCATTAGGTTTCATGGTTATGGCAGCCCGGTGGTAAAAAACTGTGTTGTTACCAATAATTATTGTGTGTCGGGCGGAGCGGGCATAAGCTCGTACTGGAACACCAACCCTATTATTACCAATTCTATTATTTGGGGCAATAATGGCGACAATTTGTGGGAATCCAGCCCGCCAGTTGTAAGCTATTGCTGTGTGCAAGGCGGCTGGCCGGGCACCGGAAATATTAGCACTAACCCCCAATTTATTGATGAAACCATTAATAATTTTGCCTTGATGCCCTCAAGCCCCTGTATTGACTCCGGAAACCCCGATTTATATAGCGCAACCGATATTTTAGGCTTCGCGCGCCCTGCCGGCAACTATCCCGATATGGGTATTTACGAAACAAGTGCCTCGTATTTTGGTATCTTGCTGTTTCCGCAGCTTAATACCTGCGCCAGCGCTTGTAATGGCTTTATAGATGCCATTGTTACTGGCGGCACCGAACCTTATGACCTTGTTTGGAGCGACGGCAGTACCGGAGCGCAACTTTACGATGTTTGCCCTAACGAATATACCCTTACTGCTACCGATGCTGCTGGTTTGGTGGCAACTTATACCTTTACTATGGACTATATTTTGCCTAATCCGCAAGCATTTTTTACTACCAATAGCACGCAACAATGTTTGCAAAACAATAGTTTTAGCCTGCAAAACCAAAGTACTATTAATTGTTTGGGTACACTTAAATATAACTGGACTTACGGCGATGGCTTCGACTCGGATGCTGAAAATCCCATCTACCATTATACCACGCCGGGCAATTACAATATTGCCCTTACGGCTACAAGCAACGAATTCGGCTGCTCAAACACTTATACCATGCCTGTAACTGTTGCGCAGCCCACCCTCGACCTTGGCCCCGACACGGCCCTTTGTGCCCCCGATGTTTTGTTGTACGACCTATCGCAAACTCCCGCCGATAGCTATCTTTGGAGTAATAACTCGGCCAACCCTATTTTATACATAGATACGCAGGGGGTTTATTGGCTTACAATTCAATGGCAAGGATGCACCACCACCGACACCTTAGTAGTAGCCAATAACTGCAAGCCGATTTTACCTGTTGAATTATTGTATTTTTCCGGATTTGCCCAAGCCACCACCAACGAGTTAAGCTGGGCTACAGCCAGTGAAACAAATACGCAACGCTTTGAAGTGTATGCTTCATCAAACGGCCATAATTTTACACTTTTGGGGCAAGTGCCGGCACACCAAAACAGCAGTACGCAACAGTTATACTCCTTAACCCATGCTTACCCGCCTGTAAATACTTACTACCAACTGCGCGACGTTACAACCGAAGGTATTACCCAAATCTTGCAAACAATATTTATTGACAGGAAAAACACATTAACGGCAACAAACAATACTTCCGGATGGGATTTAACAGCAAATACCGATGCTAAAGCAAGATTAGGCCAAACTATTAGCCTTTCAAACTATACGCAGCAAAGTCTTCGTGTTTTAATAAAAATATATACTATTGATGGCCGTTTGGTAGTCAATAATCTAATAAATGTCGAACCGGGGCAACAAAACTTAGACCTACCCTTTTTAGCAAATACTTTGCCCGGCTATTATTTTATTACTGCCACCGATGGGCAAACTAATCCCAAAACAATTAAATGGATAGCACATTAA